A single region of the Triticum dicoccoides isolate Atlit2015 ecotype Zavitan chromosome 2B, WEW_v2.0, whole genome shotgun sequence genome encodes:
- the LOC119366145 gene encoding shikimate kinase 3, chloroplastic-like produces the protein MDAGVGLRPRPGTAWAKRRKPQGFPPATVPAVRLDQNPARRPLVLRTDAGSRSTDPIRGASLKALCCHKSAGTEKAHYSADEALVLKQKAEDVLPYLNDRCVYLVGMMGSGKTTVGKIIAEVLGYSFFDSDKLVEQSVGIPSVAEIFQVHSEAFFRDNESEVLRDLSSMHRLIVATGGGAVIRPINWSYMKKGLTIWLDVPLDALARRIAAVGTASRPLLHQESGDPYAKAYAKLTALFEQRMDSYANADARVSLENIAFKQGHNDVNVLTPSAIAIEALLKMESFLTEKAMVRN, from the exons ATGGACGCCGGCGTGGGTCTCCGGCCGAGGCCCGGTACTGCATGGGCCAAACGACGGAAGCCGCAGGGATTCCCCCCGGCGACAGTGCCGGCGGTGAGGCTCGACCAGAATCCGGCGCGGCGGCCGCTGGTCCTGCGCACCGACGCGGGGAGCCGGAGCACCGATCCCATCCGTGGCGCCAGCCTCAAGGCCCTGTGCTGCCACAAATCGGCAG GTACTGAGAAAGCCCACTATTCTGCTGATGAGGCTCTCGTACTAAAG CAAAAAGCAGAGGACGTGCTCCCTTACCTGAATGACCGCTGTGTTTATCTAGTTG GAATGATGGGTTCCGGCAAAACTACAGTTGGGAAGATAATAGCTGAAGTACTAGGCTATTCATTCTTTGACAG TGATAAGCTGGTTGAGCAGTCTGTTGGCATACCGTCGGTGGCTGAGATTTTTCAGGTCCACAGTGAAGCATTCTTCAGAGATAACGAG AGTGAGGTACTAAGGGATTTGTCGTCAATGCACCGATTAATTGTTGCAACAGGAGGTGGTGCGGTGATACGACCAATCAATTG GAGTTATATGAAGAAAGGACTCACTATTTGGTTAGATGTTCCATTGGACGCCCTTGCAAGAAGGATTGCTGCGGTTGGTACTGCGTCACGACCCCTCCTGCATCAGGAATCTGGTGATCCTTATGCAAAG GCCTATGCCAAACTTACAGCACTTTTTGAACAAAGAATGGATTCATATGCTAATGCTGATGCCCGAGTTTCCCTTGAAA ATATTGCATTCAAACAAGGACATAATGATGTGAATGTACTTACACCAAGTGCCATCGCTATTGAG GCATTGCTAAAGATGGAGAGCTTTCTTACTGAGAAGGCCATGGTCAGAAACTGA